One window from the genome of Nicotiana tomentosiformis chromosome 5, ASM39032v3, whole genome shotgun sequence encodes:
- the LOC104115093 gene encoding uncharacterized protein yields the protein MKKLSGLQSIYSIEMIALMKIPSTFHSVDDEFLEEDCTRWFQNAHRILVLDGIQDPGNLGTLLGSAMAFGWGGAFLLHGCCDPFNEKALRASRGASFQLPLVSGGWLHLDALRNHYNMKMLAGHPANDQRPRRISTLSRDFADSLAEEPLCLVLGSEGGGLSEKAKDASELVSIPMAGKFESLNVSVAGGIFLYMLQPEKP from the exons ATGAAGAAACTCTCTGGTTTACAGTCCATTTATTCTATTGAAATGATTGCGTTAATGAAAATTCCCTCAACATTCCACAGTGTTGATGATGAGTTTCTAGAAGAAGACTGCACTAGATGGTTCCAGAATGCTCATCGTATTCTAGTTCTTGATGGAATCCAG GACCCTGGTAATCTTGGCACATTACTTGGATCAGCGATGGCATTTGGATGG GGCGGTGCCTTTCTACTACATGGCTGTTGTGATCCATTCAATGAGAAGGCGCTTAGAGCTAGTCGAGGAGCTTCCTTTCAGCTCCCCTTAGTTTCCGGCGGTTGGCTCCACTTAGATGCTCTGAGAAACCATTATAACATGAAGATGCTGGCCGGCCATCCTGCAAATGATCAAAGGCCAAGGAGAATTTCTACGCTATCGCGAGACTTTGCAGATTCTTTAGCAGAGGAGCCGTTGTGTTTGGTTTTGGGCAGTGAAGGAGGTGGCCTTTCTGAGAAAGCTAAGGATGCAAGTGAGCTTGTGAGTATTCCAATGGCAGGAAAATTCGAGTCTCTTAATGTTTCAGTAGCTGGTGGAATATTCTTGTATATGTTACAACCTGAAAAACCATAA